The stretch of DNA ATGCCCACAAGGAATTAGCTAGCTTAGCATGGACATTAATCAAGGAATATCTGTTTCCCAAGAAACTCTCTCATCTCATCTGCAGATTATTGCTGTGTTCTTCTTCTCCCCTCTCTGTATATAAACCCTACAATGCCCACAttcatttcattatttcatatcataaaacattttcaagaaaatcttTAGAACACAACAAGAAAAGAGAGTTGAAATGGACCCAAGAATGGGAGCTGCTCCTGCACCAAATCAGGTTTTTGAGGATTTTGTGCCAAAATCTGAGCTTGTGACTGAGGCAGATGCTGACATCCTTCAGATTCATTTGCCAGGTAATGTCCTGTTTCTGTTAGCAATCGATGTCGATCAGCACCGGTGTTAATAATACTATATggtattattagtattagtgtAGATAATATTTGGCGTaacaaaaaatagtatataaaaatatttacctAGTACTTTTAGTACAGGTGCAGAGACCTGTGCTGATAATATTCGGTATGACAAAACATAGATTATGATTATACATGATAGTACttggtataatttttaaaaaatattactttgtaGTATATATGGTTGTACCCTGTATTTTCAGCACTGGTATCGGTAACACTGTGTGGTACTATTAGTATTAGTGTTGTGACGTaacaaaaaatagtatatatgaTTGTACTCGATACTTTTAGCACAAGTGCAAAGACtagggcaaattattttgtacaCCTTGATCCAAAATACaccatttacatactgaatgttcacaaattacctactaaatgttcacagttcaaattgtaaacattaaatatgtaaattgacacgggtccatggtataactattgagaCACTAGTGTTGATAATACTCGATATAACAAAACatagtatataattatattatacttGGTGTTGATAGTATCtaatataattcttttaaaaattcagaacctaatataattcttttaattatagtatatatgaatatatgattgtATCTAATACTTTCAGCACCCTGTCgtataacaaaaaaattgtatttcgTATTTGTAAGATTGTATTTGGTATTATTAGCATCGGTGCAGATCACAACAAAGGAAATCCCATATATCATATGATGATTAGTTTGAAGTCATAATAACCAGATTGAATGATCTGCAGATTTCAAGAAGGAACAGCTGAGGGTTCAAGTAACCAGATCAGGAAACCTGAAGATCAGTGGACAAAGGCCTAAATGGGGTGATAAATGGCTGAGATTTCACAAAGAATTCCCCCTTTCACCAAACTGCATCCAAAACAAGATCAGTGCAAAGTTTGAACGTGGGATCCTCTTTGTGAGGCAGCCCAAAATGATCATTGCAGAGAAACAATTGGCTGCAGAGCCTCAGAAACCGGGTGCAGATGAACAGCGAAAGGCGGGGGAAGAGCCAGCCAAGAAAACCGAAGAACAGGCGAAAGGCGGGGCAACTGAACCTTCACAGCCCCCCGAACAGAAAACCAGGGAAGAGCCAAGCAAGAAAGCAGAAGAGCAGAGAAAAGGCGAAACTACTGCTTCAGAGACGAAGGGAAAGGAGAGTGAAGTGACAGATGCTAAAACCGCCACTGAGGCAAAGAAAAGTGATGAATTCGTCGAAGATGAGACGATAAACAATAAGGGCTTATCTGATACAAGAAATGCAGCTATGATTGAGAATTCTGGAACTAAATTGGCAACAATTCTGAGACAACCTAGGAGAATCTTGAATGTGGCTCTGGTGGTTATGGTGGTGATTAGCATCTTCATGTATGTTAACAACATGATTAGATCTTCCTGTGAAGCTGAAGAGTGATCATGAAACCACTGTTATTATCTCATAAAGTGGTTGAAGTTGGGGGATATGATTGTGAATAACACAGCTTACCAGTGATTCATTTTATGTTTCTGAAatggaataaaagaaaatttggGTTCAAACACAACACATCATTCAAGAACAACATTAGACAGTTCAAAGGTTTTTTACTCGTGTTTCTTGCCCACAAAAAGCGAAATTCCCTTGCCCTTAGGGCTCCTACAGGATAATAGAAGGGTAAATTACATTAACTCAGCTGCCCAAAGAGCCCACCACATTAGGTGTACCTCCTACATTGAGACTGTTAGTTTCCTAAAGTTATCCTTATCCCTGCAATACTCACTcgtttttaaaaatgaatcaCTCTCTcacataattaaatttgtaatttctttCACTATTTTTCCTACATATCAATGTTTAGAATTGAATCAATTACAAGGCTAAGAAATTGTATAAGTAACCCTGCAAATTTAGGATTTTGAAGAGCAAACCGATTTTATAAGTGTCATTGAGATGATAATTAAAGGACTAAATGTGAAGGCCCCATAATTGGAGGATTGATAAAGCTATTTCTTTATATAATTAGGGGGataaaagtgttattttccaAATTCAATTAAACCAAACTTGGTTCTACTTAAGCATACATAGTAATATTCAGATAAACTTATAAAACCAAGCCTTAATTGTGTCTTATTTAAAAACAACTTTCCTATAAGTTGCCTAGCTTTTGATTCATTCCGCACTGTGATTATGTGGCACTGCTCAATGAAGCAGTTGCGTTGTCCTACTtatttaaagtttgagaataggTTGAGAGCGTTACACCATGATACCGTATAATAAAagttaagttaaaaaaaaaaatcaaatagaaaaGGCCATTTCCATTCAGAAATCCTtaaatttccgaccactttcgGTAATTGGAAATCTCGAGTTTTCTAGCCATGCCAAATCATTTGCAGCACATCATGCTCTAAATGATATAGTCTGAAATAAGTGTCACAACCTGTTATATTCAGTCAGCATCATTGGAACAAAATTTGGTACAAAAGACTTGGGGAAAGTAACATTATCCTTACATATATGCCCATGATAAATCAAAATCAGAGCATATAAAATCACAAGGCATTTATTATGAAAAGAAAGATTCCAACAGCCCATCAGTACCATCAGAACAGCATCACAATTGAACTGAACAAAAATTTTCAGAGGTATATTAAGTATAATTCGTTATTGAGAAAGCATTCTAACTTCTAAGCTATTCTCACGTATAAGAAAAATGAACTCACTTGGAGGGCACAGCCTTGATCAGTTTCATGTATTAAGCTTCTAAAGTGACTGACTTGTTCACTCATTTGTCGCTTGTGAGCTGTGCGCGAAGGACCTTAGCCGCTGCAACCATATTGCTAAGTGCAGGTTTGACTTCGGTGTACTTGCGTGTCTTGAGGCCACAGTCGGGGTTGACCCAAAGGATATTGGTATCAAAGACCGTGAGCATCTTATTGATCTTCTCAGAAATTTCATCTGTTGATGGGATTCTGGGTGAATGGATGTCATACACACCGGGGCCGATACCTGCAGCGTATCTCACACCCTCTTGGAAAACTGAAAGAAGCTTCTGATCAGACCTGGAGTTCTCGATGCTGATCACATCAGCATCCATATCTATGATTGAATGGATGATGTCATTGAAGTTTGAGTAGCACATATGTGTGTGAATCTGCGACGATAAAGCAATTATAGCACTTAGAATGGAAACCAACAGACTGTTATCACCTTATGCAATATGCCTTCTGTCTTTTCAAAAGGATATGGACTGAAGAATTCTCTTCTTGGATTGTAAGCGATTATTACGAAAAAGGCTGGGAAATGGAGTTACAGCATACCTATCACGAGGGAAAAAGATACACTAGTCTTTTGGCAAAAAATAGTCGGGATTCTCCCTAACACTCCTAGAGAATCATCCAGAGAGCGTTCTTGAATTGTTGGACCATAAGGGTTGCATATTCATAAGAACGTGATGCTATTGTTAGCCTTTAGATGCACCCAAATTCGTTGCTAGATTTCTCGGGGGGTTGCATGTATATTATCCAATGACATTTTGTTGTCAAAATCTCTAACTTAATTTGGAAGAACCATGTTTGTTCTTCATTTACTTCGATGATAAGTTTTCTATATATTATACCTTTCATATATGTGAGTATAAGAATGTGAAAAGTTATTGTCCAATGCAAACTACTTCAAAGAGGATTAGAGTAACGACTGACCTGGGTAGTGTCTTGGACGCCACAGTTGGTTATCCTGAACGAATGCACAGCCCAGTCCAAGTAGAAAGCTTGCTCAGACTTTCTAAGCGGCAAACCCTCTCTCAAAGCAGCCTCATCGATTTGGATAGCACCAATGCCAGCCTTCTCCAGATCTTCAACCTCATCCTTGATAGCCAATGCAATCTGATAACAAGTTTCAAACCTAAACAAAGAGAACcagaaaacctcgttaaaatGTGTTGTCAAATGCGGTAGAGGAATGAGCAAAGCACACATCATAAAGGTCACACCTAGGTTGGTCATCTCTGACGAAGGACCAATTCAAAATGGTAACAGGGCCAGTAAGCATTCCCTTCATTGGGCGCTTAGTCATGCTCTGAGCCACTGATGACCAGAAGACAGTCATGGGTTTAGGGCGACTGACATCACCATAGATGATAGGTGGCTTAACACAGCGGGATCCATAAGATTGAACCCATCCATTTGCAGTAAAAGCAAAGCCGGACAACTGCTCACCAAAGTATTCAACCATATCATTTCGCTGCATTACAAGAAAATTTCCCAGTGTCAAGCGTTCTGCATCTCTGTTGTGCCCTTtgacagaaattatattacacaaGCAAAGAAATTCATCACCTCTGGCTCTCCATGCACCAAAACATCAATGTCTAGCTCTTCCTGAAGTTTCACTACTTTGTTGATTTCCTCTGTAATGGCCTTGACATATTCTTCCTCAGAGATTCTGTAATTATGACATTTGCGACATTTCAACTTCCACTCATTTAAATCATTACAGATCTGAGGGGAATAAAATTTTCGTAAGACAACTAACATGTTAGCCTTGTATTCTCTGCGGATTTTTCTGAGCTCCAATGTTTGGGGGAAAGATCCAAGGGTAGTGGTtggaagaagaggaagattCAGCTTTCTTTTTTGAGATTCCAACCTTGCACTCGCACCTGTAGCTCTTCGGTGGTCAGTGCCCCTCAAAGCAGCAGCCTAGGATGAGGAGACTAGTTCATTTAATGATTTAGTAATTGGCACAGACACGACAGTAGGAAGGACAGATAAAATGCACATACAGCCTTCTGGACATCCTCATTAATCACTCTGGGAGAGTATTTTCTTGAAGCATGGGCTGCAGCATTAGCAGAGAAGAATGCCTGAAGATTGAGTACGCAGAAGTTAGAGGCAATAATCATCTGGCCATAGCATATAGAATGCACAATAAACTCCCTCATGTATCAATAAACACCCGGTAGGGGTTGTTCAAATTTATCTTTACAGTTTTAAACACCAAGGTGAACTTTAGCAATGGAGCAGTACATCTCCCAGCAGCAAAAATTTCCTTTGAAGTGATTgcaaaagagaaaagaaaagaaggggGCTTTTTccgctttttgagaaaagaaaagaaggggGAGGACAAAAAAATCGGGTCTATTTGTGTGGCTTTGAAAAGTCTTTGAATAAATCCTCCCCCGTGAATGACTTCATCTCAGGtgattgttaaaaataaaataaaataaaataaaatactatacAAATAGATATCTAAAATTGAACCTAAATACCTCATTAACGTCCCTGTTGAAGAGTTCAAAAAACAGTTTCTCATTTGAATCGAATGCATaatgttaattgttataatGAAGTACCTCGTCTTTCTGGCCTTTCAAAGCCTTTGCCAAGGCATTGACTTCAATCAATTTCTGGGCAGCAAATGCAAGCCATGACTTAATTTCTTCATCCATCCTAGTTTCATTCACTAAATCAACTGCAGTGTGGAGCAGCGAGCAGGAGGTAGAGACAACGAGCTTGTCTAGCACCAAACAAAATTGCGCCAGTCAACTACTATTAcacagtaaaaaataaaaaatgatatacTATCTGCAGGCTCAGCGGGTGATGGGGTCATTATAGTGAAAAAGATTTACTTGACTTGTATTCCTTTTCCATTTTTGGAAACATGCAAGCATGTAGTTACTTGATCCGGCATTCCAATgtcctcttttcttttctcttcttagttattcctttttgttgataaatgatCCTACTGCCCAGGATTCGAGTATTAACCAGAAGACAAGTAGAAGAGCACAACATTCAGGACTTTCTATGTATTTACATGTGTGTTTCTCTCATCCTTTAAGTGGAAATGTTGTCTTGTTATCTATTGAATATAAATACTTAAAACTAAAGTTAGAAGAAACTACCTTTTCCCACTATGTTTTCAAGACCTTGCAAGATACTGAGAGATGTAGCAAGGTCATTAGCCCAAATATTCCTTCCATCAACAACCCCAGCAAAAAGATATTTTCCCGAAGGAAACCTGTCCTTGATTAAATCAACGGTTTTTGATCCACGCACTAGATCAAACCCAAATGCAGTAACACCCTTCAGAGTAGTCATCATTTTGAAAGCTTCGGCAGGAACATCAGCAAAGTATGTCTCAATGAGAACATTTAAACCGGTTACAGATGACTCTAGTTGTGAGTAGGCATGAGAAAACGCTTGTAATTGGTCAGAACTAAGATCCATGACAAGGCTAGGCTCATCAAACTGAATCCAAGAGGCACCAGCCGCCTTCAATTCAGTAACAACTTCCCTGCATGAGTACATTATAAAGTACGTTTGCCAAGCATGTTAACCACAATTTAGCACATTCTACTTGATATggtgaatatatttataatacaaTGGAAAATATCAGATGCTCTTACTTGTAGACAGGAAGTACACTGTCAATCAGGTTTAGAAGAGAAAACGTCTTTTCAACACCCTTTGCTGGTTTAGACAACAACAGGTAGGAAACTGGACCTATGAGGACTGGGATTGTATCAACTCCAAGCTGCATCAATAAAGTAACAAAACCTTTCTAAGATTCATTGcgcattaaaataaaattttaaaaaatcttaatcTTGTCCAGAGGTTGCAGAATGCAGATAATGCTAAGGATAACACATTTAGAGCATATTCACTGTTAGAGAGCATTGTTTAAAATCTCCAACCTTCAGCATAAATTAACTTCAAACAGAAAAAAGATAAATCATTTTAAACTCATATCAAATTGTGAAAAAGAGTGAAAAAAACTTACAGATTTAGCCTCCTTGTATTCATTTACAGCCTTGTGAGATGCATAAGAGAACTTAACATCTGGTCCCAACTCAGGAACAATGTAGTGGCTACACACTCCAAAGCAAAAATTATTTCAGTAATCCACCAAACACCAACAAGCACAAGTTATCAGGTCTACATAAATGAATAGTCCACTCAACATCCACAACCAGCAGATATCATGATTTACCAACCAATAAAATCATAGATAAAGTGCTATTACTCACTAATTGGTGTCAAACCACTTGGTCATTTCCATGGCAGGCACAGTGGAATTACCCCTGGCCATTGAAAAGTAGACATCAAACCCAATCTCACCACCTTTCCAACCATATCTTGGGGGAACTGCACCTAGCATAGTAGTCGCATCCAATACTTGATCATAGTATGAGAATGTATTGCTTGGAATGTATTTGATACCAGCATCAACCATCTGCTTCCAAATGGACACCCTGAGATCAGCTGCAACCTTCTCCAAGTCCTCAGAACTACTCTTACCATCCCAAAAAGATTCCAAAGCAAACTTGAGCTCTCTTTTTGGTCCCATACGAGGATATCCAACCGCGTGAGACGCCATTGCCCTGATTTACCGGaaagaaaatttcaattttaacatCGATTCATTCACACAAGCATGTAGGCcttcttacaaaaaaaaatattattattagccTACTAAAAAATTGCTTATCCTACCGGTTTTACAAATGGACAAATGAACACACAAGTTACATGAATCCTATTTACCATTAAGCAATGAGCACTCCTTTCTCAAGTATCTTTCATCACATTAGTCTTTACCTCCCTGTTGGGTATACAAAGTTAAGAGCAGGCTGAACAGCACACCTATTCAATAACAGCTTTTGATGAAAGCATAAACTACCAAACAATCATTTTCTTGTCATCAACCACTTGTGTCATTAAAAGCCTAAAACCATGTTCCTAATCTGCTAATCATTACTTACCCTCCTATCATTTCAAAGGATATATTCCAACTATGTCATATACTCATGTTCCTATCTACGAATAAAACTTAAACATTGCTAAACAGGTTGGTGAAAATGGACAATCAAAGAATCAATTGAAACCTAAACAAAATTTCATTAACaaacaacaatttaaaaaatcaactgAAACTGAAGTTAACCTGAAGCGGAATTTGAAGCGCAAGAAGGTGGCCGGGCGCGCGTTAGAGGAGTGGCGAAACGATAGAGGAGAAGTgatagaaagagaaagagaggagAGTGAAGAAAACATAACTGCGAATTTTCTCATTCATGTGGAATCTTCAGACACTGCCATGGCGGCACTTTGCTCTgttctcttatttatttattttttatttggtaCGGAAACTGCATTTTGCATTTTTGCCCCCACAAATTTTGAACATTCAATACTAACCCCTCACCTTTCCATTTTTTTCACTTAACCCCATACACCATAACACCACTAGTGgaaaatcaacaaaaatgaaAGGATGTGTTGGTACTGAATGGATATGGTACTACGGCCCATAAAGATAAAAGACACAATATATATGACGGCTCAGTTCGTATACAAAGCCTAATAGAACTACAACTCAGTACAAGATCAagtatgaattaaatattatttgtattgaattattgatataatcattataatattacattttgacgGGATCAGGCCCTACGATTATATAAAGGGCCTCACCCCTTCATTAGTGGGAGGTCATTCTTCCTGGCCTCAGAGAAGGTTTCTAAACCTTCAAGCATTTCCTTTCTTCTCCCTGGGTTTTCTAGTCCAAAATAGTCTTGTAATGAGCCCAATTTTGTAATAGCTACGTAGAAGAAATAGTGGAGTTCGACCTGGCCCAACCTAAAAGGCTCGTGGTTCTAACATTTCCTGTTTCTACGTAAAAAGATCTTGCCTTGTTCGTTTTTGTTACGTTACTTACGGCTTTGTACGGTAATGTTGGCACTGCCCGTGGCTATCCCATAGTTACGAAACTAACATTGGCGTCGTCCGTGGAGACACGACGAAAAGCCGTGTTctctttcaaaaacaaaaatgaacaggaacaagattttcaaaaaactTTAACAAGCGAACACAAACAACATCAATTTATTCGTGCTCGATTCAGTTATAGTTCTAACTTCTAATTACAACAAATCTTATTGTGTTGAGTTATATTGATACGCATGCTACTTCAATACCATAAAAATCTCTtagtgtttaatttttaaaaacaattaagtcaaccttagttttttttttttttgagtactattgactctgttacaataaaGTAGCTAAAACTTTAGCTTTAATTAAACAGTAgctaaaacatttttttttatagaaatctcatttttaattataaagtcAAAATATGTTCTTAAAAAAAACTTctttcatcaaattaaaatttcaagaaTTCAACACATCattgaaaacaattttaatgaaGTGATATTCTAGTGACTTTCTATGATAATATAATTAGCCTATATTTATTTAACGGGGGATATAATTGCGTGAGGTCGTATTatcttatttgataaattttttaaataaaattgtaacattttttataggataacatacacacattaaatttttattaaaaagtattGATGTGGTAAATATGATCGCTCCCACAACTacgtaaaaataataaattaaaccgtttatatatatatatatagaacctTAAAAAATCATTTGTTGTTTGGTCTAAGCTATAAAGCTAAAAAAATAGAGATAGTGGGTCAGAAGATCTCGAGTTAGATATAGATGTATACAATGTATTTCTCACATCGTGACCACCATTAGTTCATTGCTTAATTATTCCTAGCAAACTTTCTATctttagaaaatataattttgcacAAATTCCATCATTATTGTTTAGCCACATAAGTACATGCGTACTTTTAGGTAGATTACCTTAATAAGAAAATATCTGCCTTTggtatgaaaattaaaatactttttcatattctttcttcctttttctattatttttactaattttatttttcttcaacaATTGTCCCTCGTTAAACCTTAACGTCTTATATCCTAATTATAGAACATTCATATAATACCATGCATACTATTATTGCAcacttgataaaattaaaactacttGCTTCaccaatattataataataataataataataataataataataataacactaatatatatgttgtgacACTATTCACAAAAGCATTTTATGTACTAAAAATATCGAGTATTAGTGTTTGtaattgttaaaatttataAGGTATAAAATTGTTCAATAAATCATGCATCGTTAACAAGTAATATAGAATCTTTATGAATTTCAAAGAAAGCATAATGTCATCAAACATTATAATCACTtacatacatattataatatataatgtaaattatgctataaaatttttattacaccTTCAATTAGGATGTCATATTACACATCTCTTTTCTCCATCTTCCTCCAACTTAATTTGTAAGTTCAACTAAACTCAAATACACGTACTCCCCCTCTTccgctcttttttttttttttttttttttataatNNNNNNNNNNNNNNNNNNNNNNNNNNNNNNNNNNNNNNNNNNNNNNNNNNNNNNNNNNNNNNNNNNNNNNNNNNNNNNNNNNNNNNNNNNNNNNNNNNNNNNNNNNNNNNNNNNNNNNNNNNNNNNNNNNNNNNNNNNNNNNNNNNNNNNNNNNNNNNNNNNNNNNNNNNNNNNNNNNNNNNNNNNNNNNNNNNNNNNNNNNNNNNNNNNNNNNNNNNNNNNNNNNNNNNNNNNNNNNNNNNNNNNNNNNNNNNNNNNNNNNNNNNNNNNNNNNNNNNNNNNNNNNNNNNNNNNNNNNNNNNNNNNNNNNNNNNNNNNNNNNNNNNNNNNNNNNNNNNNNNNNNNNNNNNNNNNNNNNNNNNNNNNNNNNNNNNNNNNNNNNNNNNNNNNNNNNNNNNNNNNNNNNNNNNNNNNNNNNNNNNNNNNNNNNNNNNNNNNNNNNNNNNNNNNNNNNNNNNNNNNNNNNNNNNNNNNNNNNNNNNNNNNNNNNNNNNNNNNNNNNNNNNNNNNNNNNNNNNNNNNNNNNNNNNNNNNNNNNNNNNNNNNNNNNNNNNNNNNNNNNNNNNNNNNNNNNNNNNNNNNNNNNNNNNNNNNNNNNNNNNNNNNNNNNNNNNNNNNNNNNNNNNNNNNNNNNNNNNNNNNNNNNNNNNNNNNNNNNNNNNNNNNNNNNNNNNNNNNNNNNNNNNNNNNNNNNNNNNNNNNNNNNNNNNNNNNNNNNNNNNNNNNNNNNNNNNNNNNNNNNNNNNNNNNNNNNNNNNNNNNNNNNNNNNNNNNNNNNNNNNN from Ipomoea triloba cultivar NCNSP0323 chromosome 7, ASM357664v1 encodes:
- the LOC116024979 gene encoding inactive protein RESTRICTED TEV MOVEMENT 2, which codes for MDPRMGAAPAPNQVFEDFVPKSELVTEADADILQIHLPDFKKEQLRVQVTRSGNLKISGQRPKWGDKWLRFHKEFPLSPNCIQNKISAKFERGILFVRQPKMIIAEKQLAAEPQKPGADEQRKAGEEPAKKTEEQAKGGATEPSQPPEQKTREEPSKKAEEQRKGETTASETKGKESEVTDAKTATEAKKSDEFVEDETINNKGLSDTRNAAMIENSGTKLATILRQPRRILNVALVVMVVISIFMYVNNMIRSSCEAEE
- the LOC116024978 gene encoding 5-methyltetrahydropteroyltriglutamate--homocysteine methyltransferase isoform X2, yielding MCSHYIVPELGPDVKFSYASHKAVNEYKEAKSLGVDTIPVLIGPVSYLLLSKPAKGVEKTFSLLNLIDSVLPVYKEVVTELKAAGASWIQFDEPSLVMDLSSDQLQAFSHAYSQLESSVTGLNVLIETYFADVPAEAFKMMTTLKGVTAFGFDLVRGSKTVDLIKDRFPSGKYLFAGVVDGRNIWANDLATSLSILQGLENIVGKDKLVVSTSCSLLHTAVDLVNETRMDEEIKSWLAFAAQKLIEVNALAKALKGQKDEAFFSANAAAHASRKYSPRVINEDVQKAAAALRGTDHRRATGASARLESQKRKLNLPLLPTTTLGSFPQTLELRKIRREYKANIISEEEYVKAITEEINKVVKLQEELDIDVLVHGEPERNDMVEYFGEQLSGFAFTANGWVQSYGSRCVKPPIIYGDVSRPKPMTVFWSSVAQSMTKRPMKGMLTGPVTILNWSFVRDDQPRFETCYQIALAIKDEVEDLEKAGIGAIQIDEAALREGLPLRKSEQAFYLDWAVHSFRITNCGVQDTTQIHTHMCYSNFNDIIHSIIDMDADVISIENSRSDQKLLSVFQEGVRYAAGIGPGVYDIHSPRIPSTDEISEKINKMLTVFDTNILWVNPDCGLKTRKYTEVKPALSNMVAAAKVLRAQLTSDK
- the LOC116024978 gene encoding 5-methyltetrahydropteroyltriglutamate--homocysteine methyltransferase isoform X1 — encoded protein: MRKFAVMFSSLSSLSLSITSPLSFRHSSNARPATFLRFKFRFRAMASHAVGYPRMGPKRELKFALESFWDGKSSSEDLEKVAADLRVSIWKQMVDAGIKYIPSNTFSYYDQVLDATTMLGAVPPRYGWKGGEIGFDVYFSMARGNSTVPAMEMTKWFDTNYHYIVPELGPDVKFSYASHKAVNEYKEAKSLGVDTIPVLIGPVSYLLLSKPAKGVEKTFSLLNLIDSVLPVYKEVVTELKAAGASWIQFDEPSLVMDLSSDQLQAFSHAYSQLESSVTGLNVLIETYFADVPAEAFKMMTTLKGVTAFGFDLVRGSKTVDLIKDRFPSGKYLFAGVVDGRNIWANDLATSLSILQGLENIVGKDKLVVSTSCSLLHTAVDLVNETRMDEEIKSWLAFAAQKLIEVNALAKALKGQKDEAFFSANAAAHASRKYSPRVINEDVQKAAAALRGTDHRRATGASARLESQKRKLNLPLLPTTTLGSFPQTLELRKIRREYKANIISEEEYVKAITEEINKVVKLQEELDIDVLVHGEPERNDMVEYFGEQLSGFAFTANGWVQSYGSRCVKPPIIYGDVSRPKPMTVFWSSVAQSMTKRPMKGMLTGPVTILNWSFVRDDQPRFETCYQIALAIKDEVEDLEKAGIGAIQIDEAALREGLPLRKSEQAFYLDWAVHSFRITNCGVQDTTQIHTHMCYSNFNDIIHSIIDMDADVISIENSRSDQKLLSVFQEGVRYAAGIGPGVYDIHSPRIPSTDEISEKINKMLTVFDTNILWVNPDCGLKTRKYTEVKPALSNMVAAAKVLRAQLTSDK